Proteins from one Gimesia maris genomic window:
- a CDS encoding S1C family serine protease: MKQCRRFLTSGLIFSLLAGQATFADDQPVSAKKPGQTNVKQNKSAPAKQAMPAASKDAAESGRAKARFQVTSSPTGETHLRNFVGIVTEPVQAALAAQLNDMMKEGQGVSVKLVLPDSPARQSGLKVYDVLTTFNGQAITSSDTLRKYVLDSPKGSKVELGVIRASKQQTIEVTLTQKLYRNYKFTVKPMGHTSPPKKPEDKNEIEPTTDSEQEGPIAARSGEKNTKGRELRLGFNHAPVTTTQNLCLLFVGSVKDGYSVKISYQDETDTLQTHQFTGSIDEITAQTIDMPGHVQMMINERLQELKLALQGKASFRLQVKPYMQGKNRFTRVFLSRTTKDRSVRMVELDHHLGNRPSLNVNQILGNQVFTSELKQLTPAIQEQIRAALHRVRIPTIQIHADNPI; the protein is encoded by the coding sequence ATGAAACAGTGTCGACGGTTCTTAACGAGCGGTCTCATTTTTTCGCTGCTGGCCGGTCAGGCAACTTTCGCAGATGACCAGCCGGTATCGGCGAAAAAACCAGGCCAGACAAATGTCAAACAAAACAAATCAGCGCCTGCGAAACAGGCCATGCCTGCTGCGTCCAAAGACGCTGCTGAATCTGGTCGTGCGAAAGCCCGGTTTCAAGTCACCAGCAGCCCCACGGGAGAAACCCACCTGCGAAATTTCGTAGGCATTGTCACCGAACCGGTTCAGGCCGCTCTGGCTGCACAGTTGAACGACATGATGAAAGAAGGTCAGGGAGTCAGTGTGAAGCTGGTGCTGCCTGATTCTCCTGCCAGGCAGTCAGGTCTCAAAGTGTATGATGTGCTGACAACATTTAATGGTCAGGCAATCACCTCTTCTGACACACTCCGCAAATACGTGCTGGATTCCCCCAAAGGAAGTAAAGTGGAACTGGGTGTGATCCGCGCTTCCAAACAACAGACGATCGAAGTGACTCTCACTCAGAAGTTGTATCGAAATTATAAATTCACCGTGAAACCAATGGGGCATACCTCACCTCCGAAGAAACCGGAGGACAAAAATGAGATAGAGCCCACAACTGATTCCGAACAGGAAGGCCCCATCGCAGCCCGCTCTGGCGAAAAAAACACGAAGGGCCGCGAGTTACGACTCGGGTTTAACCATGCTCCGGTAACAACAACCCAGAACCTCTGTCTGTTATTCGTGGGTAGTGTGAAAGATGGTTACTCTGTTAAGATCAGTTACCAGGATGAAACCGACACGCTGCAGACGCATCAGTTCACAGGCAGTATCGATGAAATCACCGCACAGACAATTGATATGCCCGGTCATGTTCAGATGATGATTAATGAGCGACTGCAGGAACTCAAACTCGCGCTACAGGGGAAAGCCAGTTTTCGACTGCAGGTCAAACCCTATATGCAGGGCAAGAATCGTTTTACCCGTGTCTTTCTCAGTCGAACCACAAAAGACCGGTCCGTCCGCATGGTGGAACTTGATCACCACCTGGGAAACCGACCGTCACTGAACGTCAACCAGATTCTCGGCAATCAGGTTTTCACATCCGAACTGAAACAATTGACGCCCGCGATTCAGGAACAGATTCGAGCGGCCCTGCATCGCGTTCGCATCCCGACCATCCAGATCCATGCGGATAATCCCATTTAA
- a CDS encoding GNAT family N-acetyltransferase — MIENIHIRTTKHEDISKLSEFILPFVEQEKILPRTSEELDVLVETGFVAVEMVGENEEIVGFASLEIYSRKLAEIRSLVVADHRQGIGVGKKLVSACVERARQRNILEVMVVTSSDVFFQNCGFDFTLPGEKKALFIQPHLND, encoded by the coding sequence ATGATTGAGAATATTCACATCCGTACCACAAAACATGAGGATATCAGCAAGCTGTCTGAATTTATTCTCCCCTTTGTGGAACAGGAAAAGATCTTACCTCGGACATCGGAAGAACTGGATGTATTAGTAGAAACCGGGTTTGTCGCGGTGGAAATGGTTGGAGAAAATGAGGAAATTGTCGGTTTCGCTTCACTTGAGATCTATTCCAGAAAACTGGCTGAGATCCGCAGCCTGGTAGTCGCCGATCATCGACAGGGGATTGGTGTCGGTAAAAAACTCGTTTCGGCCTGTGTCGAACGGGCCCGTCAAAGGAATATTCTGGAAGTGATGGTGGTAACATCATCAGACGTCTTTTTTCAAAACTGCGGCTTTGACTTTACATTGCCTGGGGAAAAAAAGGCGCTCTTCATACAACCACATCTCAATGATTAA
- a CDS encoding inorganic diphosphatase: protein MTHCWHDVTPGQNLPRDFTAVIEIPTFSKVKYELDKTTGLLRLDRMLYSAVHYPANYGFIPQTLAEDDDPLDVLVLCQEPVDPLTILDARAIGVMTMIDSGKPDHKILAVAVNDPEYNPFTEASELPPHRLAMLRRFFQDYKMLEGKTVEVEEFQSASAAFPIIEDSLQRYSSQRRRGFL, encoded by the coding sequence GTGACCCACTGTTGGCATGATGTGACTCCGGGGCAAAACCTGCCTCGCGATTTCACCGCCGTGATTGAAATTCCGACTTTTTCCAAAGTGAAGTATGAGTTGGATAAAACAACGGGACTGCTCAGGTTGGACCGCATGCTTTATTCCGCTGTCCATTATCCCGCCAACTATGGGTTTATCCCCCAGACCCTGGCAGAAGACGATGACCCGCTGGATGTACTGGTGCTCTGCCAGGAACCCGTTGATCCTTTAACGATTCTGGATGCACGGGCTATTGGCGTAATGACCATGATCGACAGCGGGAAACCTGACCATAAGATTCTGGCTGTCGCTGTGAATGATCCGGAATATAACCCGTTTACCGAAGCCTCTGAATTGCCACCCCACCGGCTGGCAATGCTGAGACGGTTTTTCCAGGATTATAAAATGCTGGAAGGTAAAACGGTAGAAGTTGAGGAGTTCCAGTCTGCTTCCGCCGCGTTTCCCATTATTGAAGACTCGTTACAGCGCTACAGCAGTCAGCGTCGTCGCGGTTTTCTATAA
- a CDS encoding NIPSNAP family protein, protein MNQNKTDRRQFLAGTVGAAVALGVTQGVQSADAKPKQQFYELRIYRTPSDDKQAIVSNYLEQALLPALKRIGIKQVGVFKQIEVKDDHSLYVLIPFNSLEQFSSLNDVLETDQQYHQAAAEYFSFPKESPAFTRIESRLMKAFKGMPQLKTPEGAGPHLFELRTYESHNEKLAKLKVDMFNSGEIEIMEDVKLAPVFFGEMLIGDDVPNLTYMLSAPHRAAHEEHWDGFRMHSKWEKMKAMDKYKGTVSKITNWYLEPLPYSAIQ, encoded by the coding sequence ATGAATCAGAATAAAACCGACCGACGACAGTTTCTGGCAGGTACCGTGGGTGCCGCCGTGGCATTGGGTGTGACTCAGGGCGTACAGTCCGCGGACGCAAAACCGAAACAACAGTTTTACGAACTGCGTATTTACCGGACTCCCTCGGATGACAAGCAGGCAATCGTCAGTAATTACCTGGAGCAGGCGTTGCTGCCGGCATTGAAACGAATCGGGATCAAGCAGGTCGGTGTATTCAAACAGATCGAAGTCAAAGATGATCACTCTCTGTATGTGCTGATTCCCTTTAATTCGCTGGAGCAGTTCTCATCGCTGAATGATGTTCTGGAAACTGACCAACAATACCACCAGGCTGCCGCCGAGTACTTCTCGTTCCCCAAAGAATCTCCGGCATTCACCCGCATTGAGAGCCGACTGATGAAAGCCTTTAAAGGCATGCCTCAATTAAAAACGCCGGAGGGAGCAGGCCCTCATCTGTTTGAACTGCGGACCTATGAGAGCCACAATGAAAAGCTGGCGAAGCTGAAAGTTGACATGTTCAATTCTGGTGAGATCGAAATCATGGAAGATGTAAAACTGGCGCCTGTCTTCTTCGGCGAAATGCTGATTGGTGACGATGTTCCTAACCTGACGTACATGCTGTCTGCGCCTCATCGCGCTGCACATGAGGAGCACTGGGATGGATTTCGTATGCATTCCAAATGGGAAAAAATGAAAGCGATGGACAAATATAAAGGAACGGTATCAAAAATCACTAACTGGTACCTGGAGCCACTTCCTTATTCCGCCATTCAGTAA
- a CDS encoding peptidylprolyl isomerase, which yields MRYAQIYLLMIAFISTVGCETTPKVDNPVLGPPPPRLESALKQQKLEHTQMASRSKERKSILEGDFQESDNPFESPVITVASSSDTSTASAVDESVEELKDSTVVAMVNGTPLFVSDIIGVYDFQLKQAEQRMPPEEYQKLRRALVKRDLKSHIERQLLIHEMKTTLKKEQLAMLQEHLDKAFDEERIPELQKAVGASSPQELEEKLNQQGRSLYYEKELFMKQQSALQFMAVKAKSKNDFSREEVLARYKSNLDEYAYPAKARWQRIRISYAKHGGKDKAVGVLDEVIHKLQAGENFGTLAEKYSDGPRAEKKGQWGWTGRGSLADSEVEAALFELPVGQTSQVFETDDSFQIVKVIDRKEAGHTPFADVQAQLEQSMVNDARMKATRETLDQLFKKAIIESMFEYETEDEKVTN from the coding sequence ATGCGCTACGCGCAAATATATTTATTGATGATTGCTTTTATCAGCACTGTGGGGTGTGAAACGACTCCTAAAGTCGACAACCCGGTGCTGGGGCCGCCACCTCCACGTCTTGAGTCCGCTCTGAAACAGCAGAAGCTGGAACACACGCAGATGGCGAGCCGGTCTAAAGAAAGAAAAAGTATTCTGGAAGGTGACTTCCAGGAATCTGATAATCCCTTCGAATCACCGGTGATCACTGTCGCCTCTTCTTCAGATACTTCCACTGCCAGCGCCGTCGATGAATCGGTCGAGGAATTAAAAGACAGCACCGTCGTTGCAATGGTCAACGGGACACCTCTTTTTGTCTCGGATATTATCGGCGTGTATGACTTTCAGCTAAAGCAGGCGGAACAGAGAATGCCGCCCGAAGAGTACCAGAAACTGCGCAGAGCGCTGGTGAAGCGAGACCTGAAATCTCACATCGAACGTCAACTGCTGATTCACGAGATGAAAACCACTCTCAAAAAAGAACAGCTGGCTATGCTCCAGGAACATCTGGACAAAGCATTTGATGAAGAACGAATTCCGGAACTGCAAAAGGCTGTGGGAGCCAGTTCTCCCCAGGAACTAGAGGAGAAACTGAACCAGCAGGGCCGTTCGCTGTACTATGAGAAAGAACTGTTCATGAAGCAACAGTCTGCCCTGCAGTTCATGGCTGTCAAAGCGAAATCCAAGAATGATTTCAGTCGTGAAGAAGTTCTGGCGCGTTACAAATCCAATCTGGATGAATATGCCTACCCGGCCAAAGCACGCTGGCAACGAATTCGTATCAGTTATGCAAAGCATGGTGGCAAAGACAAAGCCGTCGGCGTCCTGGATGAAGTCATCCATAAGCTGCAGGCGGGAGAAAATTTTGGCACCCTGGCCGAAAAATATTCAGATGGGCCACGGGCTGAAAAGAAAGGACAATGGGGCTGGACTGGTCGAGGCAGCCTGGCTGATTCAGAAGTCGAAGCGGCGTTATTTGAATTGCCGGTTGGACAGACAAGCCAGGTCTTCGAGACCGATGACTCGTTTCAGATCGTAAAAGTGATAGATCGAAAAGAGGCAGGTCATACTCCCTTTGCTGATGTGCAGGCTCAACTGGAACAATCCATGGTCAATGATGCCCGTATGAAAGCAACCAGAGAAACACTTGATCAACTCTTCAAAAAAGCAATCATCGAATCGATGTTTGAATACGAAACAGAAGATGAAAAAGTTACAAATTAA
- a CDS encoding RNA polymerase sigma factor — MPDKQANQWSAEIEAVYLRDGREIWALLYAQCSDSDRAYDALQEAFVRLQSQEIESIRNIRAWVLTVAQNWLRDYARRQNHAARPADYLDSIVGKPSDPSEGLENEERNSRVRLALQQLRAEDREVLVLRYALGWSSKRMSIALNTSTSAIDMRLSRSRKRLCEELEKVGIDHETV; from the coding sequence ATGCCTGATAAGCAGGCCAATCAGTGGTCGGCAGAGATTGAGGCGGTATATTTACGAGATGGTCGAGAAATTTGGGCATTATTATATGCTCAATGCTCTGACTCAGATCGTGCATATGACGCACTCCAGGAAGCGTTCGTACGTTTACAATCACAAGAAATAGAGTCAATTCGAAATATCCGGGCCTGGGTTTTGACTGTTGCTCAAAACTGGCTGCGCGACTATGCCCGTCGGCAGAATCATGCAGCGAGGCCTGCAGACTATTTAGACAGTATTGTAGGTAAACCTTCAGATCCATCGGAGGGTCTGGAAAATGAAGAGAGGAACAGCCGAGTCAGGCTAGCACTTCAACAACTTAGAGCCGAGGACCGTGAGGTTCTCGTACTTCGTTATGCACTAGGATGGTCATCAAAACGAATGTCGATAGCGCTCAATACTTCAACATCAGCTATTGATATGAGGCTTTCTCGATCGAGAAAGCGGCTGTGTGAAGAGTTGGAAAAAGTGGGGATAGATCATGAAACCGTATGA
- a CDS encoding FKBP-type peptidyl-prolyl cis-trans isomerase, which produces MKKSQFLVLCGLICLTFTGCKGYFQPKEETGSVSVSSDSRPHRSTRSEEMEVYVSDESTPGYLTTASGLKYRIVREGSDTKPGPTDHVTVHYRGTLEDGTEFDSSYSRGQTISFPLNGVIRGWTEGLQLIGEGGEVELIIPSELGYGAQGMPPVIPGGATLHFRVELFKVN; this is translated from the coding sequence ATGAAAAAATCTCAGTTTTTAGTTTTATGTGGCTTAATCTGTCTGACTTTTACTGGTTGTAAAGGCTACTTTCAACCCAAAGAGGAGACCGGTTCGGTGTCGGTCAGTTCCGATTCCCGGCCACACAGAAGTACCAGATCAGAAGAAATGGAAGTTTACGTGAGTGACGAATCAACGCCAGGTTACTTAACCACAGCAAGTGGCTTGAAATACCGTATTGTCCGCGAAGGTAGCGATACTAAACCGGGTCCCACGGATCATGTGACCGTACATTATCGTGGCACTCTGGAAGACGGTACTGAATTTGACAGCTCCTACAGTCGCGGCCAGACAATTTCGTTTCCGTTAAATGGTGTGATCCGAGGATGGACCGAAGGTTTACAGTTGATCGGTGAAGGGGGAGAAGTCGAACTGATTATTCCTTCCGAACTGGGATACGGTGCCCAGGGAATGCCCCCCGTCATTCCAGGTGGAGCGACATTACACTTCCGCGTTGAATTATTTAAAGTAAACTAG
- a CDS encoding CocE/NonD family hydrolase, whose product MHKLASACLLMAALLLSPSLLSAADPPLDYEGVTEKHVMIPMRDGVKLSAYLYIPDGKGPWPVLMEQRYASLRSKGGRRSFAEMASHGYVVCGVNFRGSQLSEGTWVGYRDLQWGEKRDGYDVVEWLAKQPWSTGKIGTFGSSQAGYAQNYLAVTQPPHLVCQFMIDTGLSLYDEGYFIGGAAKPNRFKGMDAVSRVPAHNRALMKEWFSHPDYDDYWRAEDASLHFDKMNVPCFTVGSWYDFMCVGSVQSFIGRQHKGGPNSRGQQKLYIGPWLHGRFNKVNKVGEMVYPENANFDMMTEMIRWFDHYLKGVDNGIEDDPNVRYYAMGAVGEPGAPGNVWRAVDDWPIKTVETPYYLQPEGKLATTKPTEANAFTQIIADPLNPAKIEARGFPGARDARKVEEQENVLTFTTDQLTEPVEWTGNVKAELLVSSSAKDTDFIVRVTDVYPDGRSILIIDMIRRARYRDGYEQQVFMEAGEVYKVPFNIGWMSQVFNKGHRIRVTVASTGAPFYEPNPNTGEPITIEFPEKVVVAKNKIHHSPQNASRILAPVNK is encoded by the coding sequence ATGCACAAACTGGCCTCTGCCTGCCTGCTAATGGCTGCACTGCTTCTGTCCCCCTCCCTCCTGTCCGCCGCCGATCCCCCTCTCGATTATGAAGGAGTCACCGAAAAACATGTGATGATTCCCATGCGGGATGGCGTCAAGCTGTCGGCTTATCTGTATATTCCCGATGGGAAAGGCCCCTGGCCGGTTCTGATGGAACAGCGGTACGCCAGCCTGCGAAGTAAAGGGGGCCGACGCTCTTTCGCGGAAATGGCCTCGCACGGGTATGTCGTGTGTGGCGTCAACTTCCGTGGCTCGCAGTTGTCTGAAGGAACCTGGGTTGGCTATCGCGATCTGCAATGGGGCGAGAAGCGGGACGGCTACGATGTCGTCGAATGGCTGGCCAAACAGCCCTGGTCGACCGGCAAGATCGGAACCTTCGGCAGTTCACAGGCCGGTTATGCTCAGAATTACCTGGCGGTCACACAGCCGCCGCACCTGGTCTGTCAGTTCATGATCGATACCGGCCTCAGTCTGTACGATGAAGGTTATTTCATCGGAGGCGCTGCCAAGCCGAATCGATTCAAAGGGATGGACGCTGTCAGCCGCGTGCCCGCACACAACCGGGCGCTGATGAAAGAATGGTTCTCGCATCCTGACTACGATGACTACTGGAGAGCCGAAGATGCTTCGCTGCATTTTGACAAAATGAATGTCCCCTGCTTTACCGTGGGCAGTTGGTACGACTTTATGTGCGTCGGCTCCGTGCAGAGTTTCATCGGACGGCAGCATAAGGGAGGCCCGAATTCGCGGGGTCAGCAGAAACTGTATATCGGCCCCTGGCTGCATGGTCGTTTCAACAAGGTGAATAAAGTTGGAGAAATGGTTTACCCGGAGAATGCCAACTTCGACATGATGACCGAGATGATCCGCTGGTTTGATCATTATCTCAAAGGGGTCGATAACGGTATCGAGGATGATCCCAATGTCCGTTATTACGCGATGGGAGCAGTCGGAGAACCGGGTGCACCGGGCAACGTATGGCGGGCCGTGGATGACTGGCCGATTAAGACCGTCGAAACACCTTACTATCTTCAGCCTGAAGGCAAGCTGGCAACAACCAAACCGACCGAGGCCAACGCATTTACTCAGATCATTGCCGATCCATTGAATCCCGCGAAAATTGAAGCACGGGGCTTCCCCGGTGCCCGCGATGCCCGCAAAGTGGAAGAACAGGAGAACGTACTCACCTTCACCACCGACCAGCTGACCGAACCGGTTGAGTGGACCGGAAATGTCAAAGCGGAACTGCTGGTCTCTTCTTCCGCGAAAGATACGGATTTCATCGTTCGCGTGACCGACGTGTATCCGGACGGACGTTCGATCTTGATCATCGATATGATCCGCCGGGCCCGCTATCGGGATGGTTATGAACAGCAGGTCTTTATGGAAGCGGGTGAGGTTTACAAAGTCCCTTTCAATATCGGCTGGATGAGCCAGGTGTTCAACAAAGGGCATCGCATTCGTGTGACGGTCGCTTCAACGGGGGCACCGTTCTATGAGCCCAACCCGAACACAGGCGAACCGATCACGATTGAATTTCCCGAAAAAGTGGTTGTGGCGAAAAACAAAATTCATCATAGTCCGCAAAACGCATCACGTATTCTGGCCCCCGTCAACAAATAA
- a CDS encoding peptidylprolyl isomerase codes for MISRKTFLITVATLCASVWMGNQTLLQAQTPETYRVKMETTRGTFHIDVTRSWCPNGADQFYRLVQSGFYNDCAFFRVIDGFMAQFGINGDPEVQKQWRDRRIQDDPVVKSNLKGYVSFAKTSERDSRTTQIFINYGDNRRLDRYGFAPFGFVPQTDMKIVEALYSGYGDGSPAGRGPTQSRIQYEGNHYLKREFPRLDYITRATIVAR; via the coding sequence GTGATATCAAGAAAGACTTTTCTGATTACAGTAGCGACACTGTGTGCGTCCGTCTGGATGGGAAATCAGACGTTACTTCAGGCTCAAACACCTGAAACCTATCGTGTCAAAATGGAGACCACACGTGGTACTTTCCACATTGATGTTACTCGCAGCTGGTGTCCGAACGGGGCCGATCAGTTTTACAGACTGGTTCAATCCGGTTTTTACAATGATTGTGCTTTTTTTCGAGTCATAGATGGCTTTATGGCGCAGTTTGGTATCAACGGTGATCCTGAAGTTCAGAAACAGTGGCGGGATCGGAGGATTCAGGACGACCCGGTGGTAAAGTCCAATCTCAAAGGTTATGTCTCGTTTGCCAAGACCAGCGAACGAGATTCTAGAACAACTCAAATTTTTATTAACTATGGTGATAATCGCAGGCTTGATAGATATGGATTCGCGCCTTTCGGATTCGTTCCACAAACAGATATGAAAATTGTGGAGGCACTGTACTCCGGATATGGTGATGGCTCTCCTGCGGGCCGTGGACCAACTCAGTCAAGAATTCAATACGAAGGCAACCACTATCTGAAACGGGAGTTTCCCCGACTGGATTACATTACCAGAGCGACGATTGTGGCCAGGTAA